From a single Gimesia fumaroli genomic region:
- a CDS encoding vWA domain-containing protein, with product MARARDYSAFFTSLVVHAVILLAMGMIHHHLTDNQPEVAIETIFDDVREQAEFEQVLDTNLSVSESLSVTSGGTISTSVGASAAPAISSQKIETSESLKEPEIKITAGEITAPGDDILGKDLGVGEVTGDIGAVVEGYGPAMSRISKELIRVMRDEKTLVVWLFDESESMRDDQEEIYNNFRKIYAELGIATKQEAKSRARDQALQTAILSFGQGVHVHTEKPTSDLKEIQAAIKKIPVDDSGLENMCQSISAAIDKYMVIANRTDRALLIIVVSDESGDDGQMVEEVITRAKRAKSPIYIMGRESVFGYPFARQIWVDPVYKLNHWISVNRGPETAFPEAMQYDGLHGRWDTFSAGFGPYEQMRIVRESGGIFFVLPGKEKNLAGAGSQFSRRFRFQDTKVYQPLLLSRREYDAERSASKFRSSLWKVIVTLNPHKDDQLNIREHHYPIDPKKFYEEGSKEVPKAIRAIGLLQKSIDILESVKPLRAQEQSARWRAAYDLALAQCLAYRVRLFQYCLAMDQHLKNKPPLREKKNNEWNVRRVKKMLPPDPAQVKLTKVSVEELDNQLKKAEAQYKLVMKEHPGTPWAQRAQYELNQGFGMKFEDGFRDPRYKNFGSGKGSKIQLPKL from the coding sequence TCACATCTTTGGTCGTACATGCGGTCATTTTGCTTGCGATGGGAATGATTCATCATCACCTCACCGACAATCAGCCCGAAGTCGCGATTGAAACAATCTTCGACGATGTACGGGAACAGGCCGAATTTGAACAGGTTCTGGATACCAATCTGTCCGTTTCTGAATCGTTGAGTGTGACCTCCGGCGGAACGATTTCCACCAGCGTCGGAGCTTCGGCTGCGCCCGCGATCTCATCGCAAAAAATTGAGACTTCTGAAAGTCTGAAAGAGCCGGAAATCAAAATCACCGCGGGAGAAATTACGGCTCCCGGTGACGACATTCTCGGGAAAGATCTCGGCGTTGGAGAAGTAACCGGCGATATCGGTGCTGTTGTCGAAGGGTACGGCCCGGCGATGAGCCGCATCTCCAAAGAGTTGATCCGCGTGATGCGCGATGAAAAAACGCTCGTCGTCTGGTTATTTGATGAATCAGAAAGTATGCGAGACGACCAGGAAGAAATTTATAACAACTTCCGGAAGATTTATGCTGAATTAGGCATTGCGACCAAACAGGAAGCCAAGTCGCGTGCCCGCGATCAGGCATTGCAAACCGCCATCCTCAGCTTCGGTCAAGGGGTGCATGTTCACACAGAAAAACCAACGAGTGATCTCAAAGAAATTCAGGCAGCCATCAAAAAGATTCCCGTGGATGACTCCGGCCTGGAAAACATGTGTCAGTCTATCTCGGCAGCCATCGACAAATATATGGTCATCGCTAATCGGACCGACCGCGCCTTATTGATCATTGTTGTGAGTGATGAATCGGGCGATGATGGTCAGATGGTAGAAGAAGTCATCACCCGGGCAAAACGAGCGAAGTCTCCCATTTATATCATGGGCCGCGAATCCGTATTTGGTTATCCATTTGCCCGACAGATCTGGGTCGACCCGGTCTATAAACTGAATCACTGGATCAGTGTGAACCGGGGACCGGAAACGGCTTTTCCGGAAGCAATGCAGTACGACGGTTTACACGGACGTTGGGACACCTTCTCGGCCGGATTTGGGCCTTACGAGCAGATGCGGATCGTCCGGGAAAGTGGCGGCATCTTTTTTGTCCTGCCTGGAAAAGAAAAAAATCTGGCAGGAGCAGGCAGCCAGTTTTCACGGCGTTTTCGTTTTCAGGACACCAAAGTCTACCAGCCTTTGTTACTCTCCCGCCGTGAATATGATGCCGAACGCAGTGCCAGCAAGTTTCGCTCCTCGCTCTGGAAAGTGATCGTCACACTCAACCCCCATAAAGACGACCAGTTAAATATTCGGGAACACCACTATCCGATTGACCCGAAAAAATTCTACGAAGAAGGAAGTAAGGAAGTCCCCAAAGCCATTCGTGCAATTGGCTTGTTACAGAAGTCAATTGATATTCTGGAATCGGTCAAGCCATTACGGGCACAGGAACAGTCGGCACGTTGGCGCGCTGCCTATGACCTGGCGCTGGCACAATGTCTGGCGTACCGCGTTCGATTATTCCAATATTGTCTGGCCATGGACCAGCATTTGAAGAACAAGCCACCCCTTAGAGAAAAAAAGAACAATGAATGGAATGTCAGACGTGTCAAAAAAATGCTGCCACCAGATCCGGCACAGGTCAAACTGACGAAAGTCAGCGTTGAGGAACTGGATAATCAATTAAAGAAAGCGGAAGCACAATACAAACTTGTCATGAAAGAACATCCGGGAACCCCCTGGGCACAACGGGCTCAATATGAACTGAACCAGGGATTTGGGATGAAATTTGAAGATGGTTTCCGTGATCCGAGATACAAGAATTTTGGATCAGGGAAGGGAAGTAAAATCCAACTTCCCAAGCTTTAA
- a CDS encoding class I SAM-dependent methyltransferase — protein sequence MMLTDCNLTLDVDRTNLFEQKLQQMINQGGLCLMISIGHRTGLFEVMGSMDCASSQEISERAGLWEGYVRDWLAAMVSGGIIEYDEMFKTYRLPSEHAALLTRASGLKNYATDVQWFSIFGKMEDDIIRCFREGGAISESVFADLQSKLAAEKTESNLNGLFKYVLPLVPSLIMQLCEGLDVLDLGCGGGETLLELSQAFPQSRFVGYDPSPEQIEKACRTAEERGIDNVSFFQRDLDQIHAIDAFDLITAFDVMHDQVYPFQVLDEVYAALRPDGIFLMQDIASSNRAELNLENPLAPLLYTISCMRSMAQQTETSADRISWGEAPAYQTLESVGFEKIEVHALPHDVLSCFYVATKPMCSADR from the coding sequence ATGATGCTGACAGATTGTAATTTGACGCTGGATGTGGATCGAACGAATCTATTTGAACAAAAACTTCAGCAGATGATCAATCAAGGAGGTTTATGCTTGATGATCTCCATCGGTCATCGAACTGGTTTATTCGAAGTGATGGGCAGCATGGACTGTGCCAGCAGTCAGGAGATCTCAGAACGTGCCGGTTTGTGGGAGGGGTATGTGCGCGACTGGTTAGCCGCGATGGTCAGTGGTGGCATTATCGAATATGACGAGATGTTCAAGACCTATCGTCTGCCGAGCGAACACGCTGCACTCTTAACGCGCGCCTCGGGTTTAAAAAATTATGCGACTGATGTGCAATGGTTTTCGATTTTCGGAAAGATGGAAGACGACATCATCCGATGTTTTCGTGAAGGAGGCGCCATTTCCGAATCGGTGTTCGCCGACCTGCAGTCAAAGCTGGCTGCAGAAAAAACGGAATCGAATCTTAATGGACTGTTCAAGTATGTCTTGCCACTGGTTCCGAGTCTGATTATGCAGTTGTGTGAAGGGCTTGATGTACTGGACCTGGGTTGTGGTGGTGGCGAGACGCTGTTGGAACTGTCGCAGGCGTTTCCCCAAAGCCGGTTTGTCGGCTACGATCCTTCCCCGGAACAAATTGAGAAAGCCTGTCGCACTGCAGAGGAGCGTGGGATTGATAATGTGTCGTTCTTCCAACGGGACCTGGATCAGATTCATGCGATAGACGCATTCGATTTGATCACTGCGTTTGATGTCATGCACGATCAGGTCTATCCGTTTCAGGTTCTGGATGAAGTCTATGCTGCATTACGGCCAGACGGAATCTTTCTGATGCAGGACATTGCCAGTTCAAACCGTGCTGAATTGAATCTGGAAAACCCGTTAGCCCCGTTGCTCTACACGATTTCGTGTATGCGAAGCATGGCACAGCAAACTGAAACATCAGCCGACCGTATCAGCTGGGGAGAAGCGCCTGCTTACCAGACATTGGAATCCGTAGGTTTTGAAAAGATTGAAGTCCATGCACTCCCGCACGACGTTTTGAGCTGTTTTTATGTCGCGACCAAACCGATGTGTTCAGCAGATCGATGA
- a CDS encoding 3-keto-disaccharide hydrolase translates to MKMHRATHYFNAFTGIMAALLVSSLLGSNVYSGEKSTETEEGFISLFNGKDLTGWRIAEDGPWEVKDGMIVVTGKRSHLFTEKEFKNFEFKADVKTTPGSNSGIFFHTKFQEEGWPTQGYESQVNVTHKDLVKTGSIYNRVKLYKTPAKDNEWWTQHIIVKGRNVVIKINGETVIDYTEPEGATGYPSLGEKGSFALQAHDPKSVVYYKNIRVKPLAD, encoded by the coding sequence ATGAAGATGCACCGCGCGACTCACTACTTCAACGCCTTTACAGGAATCATGGCCGCATTGCTGGTCTCTTCCCTTCTGGGAAGCAACGTTTATTCCGGCGAAAAAAGTACGGAAACCGAAGAAGGCTTTATCAGCCTGTTCAACGGCAAAGATCTGACTGGCTGGCGGATTGCGGAAGACGGCCCCTGGGAAGTGAAAGATGGCATGATCGTCGTCACAGGCAAACGATCTCACCTTTTTACCGAGAAAGAGTTCAAGAACTTTGAGTTCAAAGCAGACGTCAAAACCACACCAGGCAGCAACTCCGGGATTTTCTTCCACACAAAATTTCAGGAAGAAGGCTGGCCCACACAGGGTTATGAATCACAGGTTAATGTAACTCACAAAGATCTCGTCAAAACAGGCAGCATTTACAACCGCGTAAAATTATACAAAACACCTGCCAAAGATAATGAATGGTGGACGCAGCACATCATCGTCAAAGGTCGAAACGTGGTCATTAAAATCAACGGCGAAACCGTGATTGACTACACCGAACCGGAAGGTGCTACCGGTTACCCGTCTCTGGGAGAAAAAGGGAGCTTTGCCTTGCAGGCCCACGATCCCAAAAGTGTCGTTTATTATAAAAATATTCGCGTCAAACCACTGGCCGACTAA
- a CDS encoding HEAT repeat domain-containing protein: protein MNVLILALDVEDPEIREQAVFALLEQQSTRGLVEVIRRYATHTSEIRKLLETQSNALDSAIRQCLQHGNRELQYCGLEFVRSTSDFRQIPSLVALFKNQRLVNHQPDLVSQTLRYLVSKLYEYFLDTSSDSVYSRTFLRNAQKIRRDNLNALASATENLSDLDRPEEIIESLLILGNVGDPAIRKILWHSNDETRELVEKVLKESKHIGVMQLICDFTEVNYPNSKALEAIAQREDPEFIAHLLRWLPERVSDLQLSNFKQVGKVVWLRSDRQDFSKIPQVLQTAVIRLISLLDLDLVSKKQAQKWMLQNGTPAAKEAAIGILRNLDTTEVTEMVLQSLDSEDPVQQAWATCQLRAQHVPDAINLLVDKIDSPVEEVRAAAREELSSFDVDYVLEHFEEFNPQVCPSVGKLLQKLNPRCILDFSRAMAHPLRKRRIQAARCAHMLKLHDQLIPALGSLLEDPDDLVRRTSAEILASMTEPEAKQALVTLITDENARIREIALKALRVHRNSESPGNS from the coding sequence GTGAATGTGCTGATACTGGCTTTGGATGTCGAAGATCCGGAAATCAGGGAACAAGCCGTCTTCGCGTTACTGGAACAGCAAAGCACCCGGGGACTGGTCGAAGTCATTCGACGCTATGCAACCCATACCAGCGAAATCCGCAAGCTGCTGGAAACGCAATCCAATGCACTCGATTCCGCCATCCGACAGTGCCTGCAGCATGGAAACCGCGAACTGCAGTACTGCGGGCTGGAATTCGTCCGCAGCACCAGCGATTTCAGACAGATCCCCTCACTGGTCGCCTTGTTTAAGAATCAGCGTCTGGTCAACCATCAGCCGGACCTGGTTTCACAAACCCTGCGATATCTGGTGAGCAAGCTCTACGAATACTTCCTGGATACCTCGAGCGATTCTGTTTACTCGCGCACGTTCCTCAGAAATGCACAAAAAATTCGACGCGATAATTTGAATGCACTGGCATCCGCAACGGAAAATCTGAGTGATTTGGATCGGCCCGAAGAAATTATTGAAAGCCTGCTGATCCTGGGAAATGTCGGTGATCCCGCGATCCGCAAAATTTTGTGGCATTCCAACGATGAAACGAGAGAACTTGTCGAAAAGGTGTTGAAAGAAAGCAAACACATCGGCGTGATGCAGTTGATTTGCGATTTTACCGAGGTCAACTATCCGAACTCGAAGGCCCTCGAGGCTATTGCCCAGCGCGAAGACCCCGAGTTTATCGCACATCTGTTGCGCTGGCTGCCGGAACGCGTTTCCGATCTGCAACTCTCGAATTTCAAGCAAGTCGGAAAAGTGGTCTGGCTTCGCTCTGACCGACAGGACTTCAGCAAGATTCCACAAGTACTGCAGACCGCCGTCATCCGTCTAATCAGTCTGCTGGATCTGGATCTCGTCAGTAAAAAACAGGCGCAAAAGTGGATGCTGCAGAATGGGACTCCCGCTGCGAAAGAAGCCGCCATCGGGATCTTACGGAATCTGGATACCACCGAAGTCACGGAAATGGTATTGCAGAGTCTCGATTCAGAAGATCCGGTTCAACAGGCCTGGGCCACCTGTCAACTCCGTGCACAGCATGTGCCCGATGCTATCAATCTGCTGGTTGATAAAATTGACAGTCCGGTGGAAGAAGTCAGAGCAGCCGCACGCGAAGAGCTTTCCAGTTTCGATGTCGATTATGTGCTGGAGCACTTTGAAGAATTCAATCCTCAGGTTTGTCCTTCGGTAGGCAAGTTACTGCAGAAGCTGAACCCTCGTTGCATCCTGGACTTCAGCCGGGCAATGGCACATCCATTGAGAAAACGGCGCATTCAAGCGGCCCGATGTGCCCACATGCTCAAATTGCACGATCAACTGATTCCCGCACTGGGCTCACTGCTGGAAGATCCCGATGATCTGGTACGCAGAACCAGTGCTGAAATCCTGGCTTCCATGACCGAACCCGAAGCCAAACAGGCTTTGGTGACTCTGATCACCGATGAGAATGCGCGGATTCGTGAAATCGCCCTCAAAGCGCTCAGGGTCCACCGAAATTCAGAGAGCCCCGGTAATTCATAA
- a CDS encoding acyl-CoA desaturase, producing the protein MNSQQTVAPRVETDNLTSEQSTETVSANADKRVDWPVIGWIAVIHLGLLAAPFYFTWTGLITCLFLGWLTGGIGICMGYHRLLTHGSFQTYPFMFRLIGLIGLLAGQGPPIQWVANHRKHHLHSDQPGDPHSPRDGRWWSHIMWLIPYHSTEEIQATHERFAPDLLKDPFMRFLQRTFLLWHIGMGAILYGIGYWLGGSEIAISMVVYGMFVRLFYVLHATWFVNSATHIWGYRNYETTDDSRNLWWVALLTYGEGWHNNHHKYQRMAKNGHKWWELDMTYGAILVLEKLGLAWKVVKTIPPNDKENSVKQPNFAKQQQTAQP; encoded by the coding sequence ATGAACTCTCAGCAGACCGTCGCGCCACGTGTTGAAACTGACAATTTAACCTCTGAGCAATCTACTGAGACAGTCTCTGCCAATGCAGATAAACGCGTCGACTGGCCCGTGATCGGCTGGATTGCCGTCATTCATCTGGGACTGCTGGCCGCCCCCTTTTATTTTACCTGGACGGGATTGATCACCTGTCTGTTTTTGGGTTGGCTGACTGGCGGCATCGGGATCTGCATGGGCTATCATCGCCTGCTCACGCATGGCAGCTTTCAGACGTATCCGTTCATGTTTCGCCTGATCGGCCTGATCGGCTTACTGGCCGGGCAAGGGCCTCCGATACAATGGGTGGCCAACCATCGTAAACATCATCTGCACAGTGACCAGCCCGGCGATCCGCATTCCCCGCGCGACGGACGCTGGTGGAGTCACATCATGTGGCTGATCCCTTATCACAGCACAGAAGAAATTCAGGCCACACACGAGCGCTTCGCCCCCGACCTGCTCAAAGACCCCTTCATGCGGTTCCTGCAACGCACGTTTCTGCTCTGGCATATCGGCATGGGCGCCATTCTGTATGGCATCGGCTACTGGCTGGGCGGATCGGAAATCGCGATCAGCATGGTCGTGTATGGCATGTTCGTGCGGCTGTTTTATGTGCTGCATGCGACCTGGTTCGTGAACTCCGCCACACACATCTGGGGCTACCGCAATTATGAAACGACCGACGACAGCCGCAACCTGTGGTGGGTCGCGTTGTTAACCTACGGCGAAGGCTGGCACAACAACCATCACAAGTATCAGCGCATGGCTAAGAACGGTCACAAATGGTGGGAGCTCGACATGACCTACGGTGCGATTCTCGTGCTCGAAAAACTGGGACTGGCCTGGAAAGTCGTCAAAACCATCCCCCCCAACGACAAAGAGAATTCCGTCAAGCAGCCCAACTTCGCTAAGCAGCAGCAGACTGCGCAACCATAA
- a CDS encoding sugar phosphate isomerase/epimerase family protein, producing the protein MKLGYNTNGLAFHRWDDAIRLLAETGYQSVAITVDHYCLNPFASDLPQQLEKMQTLLNQYQLSSVIETGARFLLNPHAKHEPTLVSPSPAERATRIDFLKRCIDLAAVLHSDAVSFWAGQLKQDLSREDALARLAEGCREVIDYAAEKQVRLAFEPEPGMLIETLHDFEELTQLVNHPCFGLTVDIGHLQCMGETPISQFIQPWGDRIFNIHIEDMLYGAHDHLRFGEGEIDFVDVMAGLRKINYSDGIHVELSRHSHIAPDVLRESYAFLQQLSKED; encoded by the coding sequence GTGAAACTGGGATACAATACCAATGGCCTGGCCTTTCATCGCTGGGATGACGCCATCCGGCTACTCGCCGAGACCGGTTATCAGTCGGTCGCGATTACCGTGGACCACTATTGTCTCAATCCCTTTGCGTCTGATCTCCCTCAGCAATTAGAGAAGATGCAGACCCTGCTGAATCAATACCAGCTCTCCTCCGTGATCGAAACAGGTGCCCGGTTCCTGTTAAATCCTCATGCTAAACATGAACCGACTCTGGTCAGTCCCTCACCCGCAGAACGCGCCACACGCATCGATTTTTTGAAACGTTGTATCGATCTGGCGGCGGTTCTCCATTCCGACGCCGTTTCGTTCTGGGCAGGGCAACTCAAACAGGATCTCTCCCGTGAAGACGCTTTGGCACGACTGGCAGAAGGTTGCCGGGAAGTGATCGACTATGCGGCTGAGAAACAGGTCCGTCTGGCATTCGAACCCGAACCAGGCATGCTGATTGAAACGCTACATGATTTTGAAGAATTAACACAGCTTGTGAATCACCCCTGTTTTGGACTGACCGTCGACATCGGGCATTTGCAATGTATGGGAGAAACGCCCATCAGTCAGTTCATCCAGCCCTGGGGAGACCGCATTTTCAATATTCATATTGAAGACATGCTTTACGGTGCGCACGATCATTTGCGATTCGGCGAAGGAGAAATTGACTTCGTTGATGTGATGGCGGGGCTGCGCAAAATCAATTATTCCGATGGCATTCACGTTGAACTGAGTCGCCATAGCCATATTGCCCCCGATGTGCTTCGGGAATCCTACGCGTTTCTGCAACAGCTCTCAAAAGAAGACTGA
- the hrpA gene encoding ATP-dependent RNA helicase HrpA: MSRGELNSAAADAGAASESLPAALSELPALISQAMVGDQFRLSQRLRSIQQAKKNKKPFDRNLKRLQDELEKSLARREERLKLRPEVTFDQSLPIHEELETIQQTIEENQVVIVCGETGSGKSTQLPKLLLSMGRGISGIIGHTQPRRIAARSVCARISEELGREQGTACGFKIRFTDTTNPNTYIKLMTDGILLAETQTDRFLNQYDTIIIDEAHERSLNIDFLLGYLKRLLPKRRDLRVIITSATIDAERFSEHFSTREKLAPILNVSGRTYPVEIRYRPLDAEPTEKTQGKSQNNGADEQSLLADAVNELASIDEGDILIFVPTEWDIRETAKLLRGRSIIDDDGRRQTEIVPLYGRLSTAEQNKVFRPSSYRRIVIATNVAESSITVPGIRYVIDTGLARISRYSSRSQVQRLPIEAVSQASANQRAGRCGRVAPGICIRLYSEADYNGRDEFTSPEILRTNLASVILQTLNMKLGSIEEFPFIDPPKPAAIRDGYSTLFELGAIDEQNRLTDIGRKISRLPVDPRIARMILAAHDENCLHEILIIAAALELQDPRERPIDKQQAADEAHEQFRDEDSDFLSFLKLWDFYHKLKEDLSHSRLRKACVQNFLSYNRLREWADIFRQLRQLVEETGLKPHPRKDDSAAIHRALLPGLLSNIAMRSDTNEYTGSGQQKYFIWPGSGIFEKKPKWVISAELIETSKRYARTVAKISPNWIEPAAPHLVKKSWSDPRWSGDAGSAMATEKVTLFGLTIVPRRPVHYGKIDPEQSRTLMLQYGLVEGDINLKIDFLSHNQKFLSDLEQQQARSRRYDLIPSQELQFAFYDQRIPEDVYDAVSLKKWWKVASRKTPTLLNMRLEDFFETQAEDVDESEFPNAINLGKMQFPLEYHLEPGAEEDGVTVSIPQESLNQLSPQRLGWLVPGLLEEKVAAMIKSLPKSVRRMLVPAPETARQVVSKLEFGKGSFEETVAEMLSQISGERITADQFEIQRLPQHLQMNIRVLDQEGEAIAVNRNLTQLRQEYGSKAADSFSALSNDHWSQTGLTDWTFGEFPTEVQIQHDQLSLTGFPSLLDEGTTVALCLRDAPERAAYETRFGLRRLFILSEHRRLKTQIDNLPGLNRMSLYVTAIGGINLREQLIELLAERTLFGQKERLPRNETQYRLLVKEWRNQIPVAAQDLASLLPDLFEQYHKIKVTLDKTKVPAWSEPLHDMRTQLNAMINARFLVSTPYPWLQQFPRYLQGIELRLSKLGGTGLKKDISNIRGISRYFELYSQRARQHYEREIIDPQLIKFRWMLEEYRVSLFAQKLGTALKVSPKILDQQWAVVRD; this comes from the coding sequence ATGTCCCGTGGTGAATTGAATTCGGCTGCTGCTGACGCTGGTGCCGCCAGTGAGAGCTTGCCCGCTGCGCTGTCGGAACTGCCGGCGCTGATTTCTCAAGCGATGGTCGGCGATCAGTTTCGGCTGTCACAACGGCTGCGGTCGATTCAGCAGGCGAAGAAAAACAAAAAGCCCTTCGATAGAAATCTCAAGCGATTGCAGGACGAGTTGGAGAAATCCCTGGCCCGGCGGGAAGAACGGCTCAAGCTGCGGCCGGAAGTCACGTTTGACCAGAGCCTGCCGATTCATGAAGAGCTGGAAACGATCCAGCAGACGATTGAAGAGAATCAGGTCGTCATCGTCTGTGGGGAAACGGGGTCAGGGAAATCGACGCAGCTTCCCAAGCTCTTGCTCTCAATGGGACGCGGCATCAGCGGCATCATTGGTCACACGCAGCCCCGTCGGATTGCCGCCCGCTCAGTTTGTGCCCGCATCTCGGAAGAACTGGGACGCGAACAGGGAACCGCCTGCGGATTCAAAATTCGTTTCACCGATACGACCAACCCCAACACCTATATCAAACTGATGACCGACGGCATCCTGCTGGCCGAGACACAGACCGACCGGTTTCTGAATCAGTACGACACGATCATCATCGATGAAGCTCACGAACGCTCGTTGAACATTGACTTTCTGCTGGGCTACCTCAAACGCCTACTCCCCAAACGCCGGGACCTGCGGGTGATTATCACCTCGGCGACGATCGACGCGGAACGCTTCAGCGAACACTTTTCGACCCGCGAAAAGCTGGCCCCGATCCTGAACGTCTCGGGGCGGACGTATCCGGTCGAGATTCGTTATCGGCCCCTGGATGCAGAGCCGACGGAGAAAACGCAAGGCAAGTCACAGAACAACGGGGCCGACGAGCAGTCGCTGCTGGCGGATGCGGTTAACGAGCTGGCGTCCATTGACGAGGGTGACATTCTGATTTTTGTGCCCACCGAATGGGACATTCGCGAGACCGCCAAACTGCTGCGGGGACGATCCATCATCGACGACGACGGCAGACGGCAGACGGAGATCGTGCCCCTCTACGGACGGCTGTCGACGGCAGAACAGAACAAGGTCTTTCGGCCTTCTTCCTATCGGCGGATTGTGATCGCGACCAATGTGGCCGAGTCATCGATTACCGTGCCCGGCATCCGTTATGTGATTGATACGGGGCTGGCACGCATCAGCCGTTATTCGAGTCGGTCACAGGTTCAGCGTCTACCGATTGAAGCAGTATCGCAGGCCTCCGCCAATCAGCGGGCCGGTCGCTGTGGTCGTGTGGCACCGGGGATCTGTATTCGCCTTTATAGTGAAGCCGACTATAACGGCCGCGATGAATTCACGTCACCGGAAATTTTGCGAACGAATTTGGCGTCGGTCATTCTGCAGACATTGAATATGAAACTGGGGTCCATTGAAGAGTTCCCGTTTATCGATCCACCCAAGCCGGCGGCGATCCGCGACGGTTACAGCACACTGTTTGAGTTAGGTGCGATTGACGAACAGAATCGGCTGACGGACATCGGTCGCAAGATCAGTCGGCTGCCGGTCGACCCGCGCATTGCGCGCATGATTCTGGCGGCACACGATGAAAACTGTCTGCACGAAATTCTGATTATCGCGGCTGCCCTCGAACTGCAGGACCCGCGGGAACGACCAATTGACAAACAGCAGGCCGCCGACGAAGCCCACGAACAGTTTCGCGACGAAGATTCTGACTTCCTCAGCTTCCTCAAACTATGGGACTTCTATCATAAGTTGAAAGAAGATCTCTCACACAGCCGCCTGCGGAAGGCGTGCGTGCAGAACTTTCTGTCGTACAATCGACTGCGGGAATGGGCCGACATCTTTCGGCAACTGCGACAACTGGTGGAAGAGACGGGGCTGAAGCCGCACCCGCGGAAAGACGATTCAGCGGCCATCCACCGCGCGCTGCTGCCGGGCTTGCTCTCGAACATTGCCATGCGGTCGGACACGAATGAATATACGGGGTCGGGGCAACAGAAGTATTTTATCTGGCCCGGTTCGGGAATTTTCGAAAAGAAGCCGAAGTGGGTTATCTCGGCGGAGTTGATTGAAACGAGCAAACGCTACGCACGCACGGTTGCGAAGATATCGCCGAACTGGATCGAGCCAGCGGCTCCACACCTGGTGAAAAAAAGCTGGAGCGATCCCCGCTGGAGCGGTGATGCGGGCTCGGCGATGGCGACGGAAAAGGTCACGCTGTTCGGTTTGACGATTGTCCCTCGCCGCCCCGTGCATTATGGCAAGATCGATCCCGAACAATCGCGAACACTGATGCTGCAGTATGGACTTGTGGAAGGGGACATCAATCTTAAGATCGATTTCCTGTCGCACAATCAGAAATTCCTCAGTGATCTCGAACAGCAGCAGGCCCGTTCGCGGCGCTACGATTTGATACCGTCACAGGAACTGCAGTTTGCATTTTACGATCAGCGGATTCCCGAAGACGTCTACGATGCGGTGAGCCTGAAGAAGTGGTGGAAAGTCGCCAGCCGCAAAACACCGACGCTGCTCAATATGCGACTCGAAGACTTCTTCGAAACGCAGGCGGAAGACGTTGACGAAAGCGAATTCCCAAACGCGATCAATTTAGGCAAGATGCAGTTCCCGCTCGAATATCATCTGGAACCGGGTGCAGAAGAAGACGGCGTGACGGTTTCGATCCCACAGGAGAGCTTGAATCAGCTTTCCCCCCAACGGCTGGGCTGGCTGGTGCCGGGCCTTTTGGAAGAAAAAGTGGCAGCGATGATCAAGTCGCTGCCCAAGTCGGTACGGCGGATGCTGGTGCCGGCACCGGAAACGGCACGGCAGGTCGTCAGCAAGCTGGAGTTCGGCAAGGGATCATTTGAAGAAACGGTCGCCGAGATGCTGTCGCAGATTTCGGGCGAGCGGATCACCGCAGATCAGTTTGAGATTCAACGGCTGCCGCAACATTTGCAGATGAATATTCGCGTGCTCGATCAGGAGGGAGAGGCGATCGCCGTGAATCGGAACCTGACACAGTTGCGACAGGAGTACGGTTCCAAAGCCGCCGACAGTTTTTCGGCACTTTCGAACGATCACTGGAGTCAAACGGGACTAACCGACTGGACGTTCGGCGAATTTCCGACCGAGGTCCAGATACAGCACGATCAGCTCTCGCTCACCGGGTTTCCGAGTCTGCTGGATGAAGGCACAACGGTCGCGCTCTGTCTGCGCGACGCGCCCGAACGGGCCGCATATGAAACACGGTTTGGTTTAAGGCGGCTGTTTATTCTGTCGGAACATCGTCGTTTAAAAACACAAATTGACAATTTGCCCGGATTGAACCGGATGTCGTTGTACGTGACGGCCATTGGTGGAATCAATTTGCGGGAGCAACTCATCGAACTCTTGGCCGAACGGACGCTGTTTGGTCAAAAGGAACGGTTGCCTCGGAATGAAACGCAGTATCGTCTACTGGTAAAAGAGTGGCGAAATCAGATTCCGGTCGCCGCCCAGGATTTGGCGAGTCTCCTGCCGGATTTGTTCGAGCAGTATCACAAGATCAAGGTGACACTGGATAAAACTAAAGTGCCTGCCTGGAGTGAGCCGCTGCATGACATGCGGACGCAGTTAAACGCGATGATCAACGCCCGGTTTCTGGTGAGCACGCCTTACCCCTGGTTGCAGCAGTTCCCGCGGTACCTGCAGGGGATTGAGCTGCGGTTGAGCAAACTTGGTGGCACCGGGTTGAAAAAAGACATCAGCAATATCCGTGGTATCTCACGGTATTTCGAACTCTATTCCCAGCGGGCCCGTCAGCATTACGAACGGGAAATTATTGATCCACAGTTGATCAAGTTCCGCTGGATGCTGGAAGAGTATCGTGTGTCTCTGTTTGCTCAGAAACTGGGGACGGCTTTGAAAGTTTCTCCGAAAATTCTGGATCAGCAGTGGGCGGTAGTGCGGGACTGA